A single region of the Triticum dicoccoides isolate Atlit2015 ecotype Zavitan chromosome 2B, WEW_v2.0, whole genome shotgun sequence genome encodes:
- the LOC119363535 gene encoding transmembrane E3 ubiquitin-protein ligase FLY1-like, which translates to MRRSAAVLRVAVVGLLVLGLALPPLAAALRPLRERVASAGAAASSGSWADEHAFYKRDDNDMSPYSWNITGTYKGSWSFAGSTNGSSRFLEFVTSKGDSVLELLSTPTKISGVHYVQGTITFHDVIDKSHDRGVAQIRLEGVYIWPFRQLRMVANSGADGEPLQEEDYFLSNPYHLLRIFSSQVFQDSSEEKNRRKNSLTHDMEKHCNIEIAAKVVRVSSNQNEGEHEKYRLEGLMESPSVDDDGECFSSILLNSTSLNVEAYYNKAVNYTLMVTFISFLQVLLLIRQMEHSNTQSGAAKVSIIMIGQQAIMDAYLCLLHLTAGILVESLFNAFATAAFFKFVVFSIFEMRYLLAIWKASRPLNSGEGWEIMRRELSVLYSRFYGILLGGILLMYELHNFLHPLLFLMYSFWIPQIVTNVIRDTRKPLHPQYILGMTATRVAIPLYIFGCPSNFMRIEPDKKWCIAVTTFMGIQAAVLLLQHYLGSRCFIPRQILPEKYCYHRKVEDSTNQPIDCVICMTAIDLSQRTSEYMVAPCEHIFHSGCLQRWMDIKMECPTCRRSLPPA; encoded by the exons ATGAGGCGCTCTGCCGCTGTGCTGAGGGTCGCTGTGGTGGGCCTGTTGGTGCTCGGCCTCGCCCTCCCTCCCCTGGCCGCGGCGCTGCGGCCTCTCAGGGAGCGCGTCGCCTCCGCCGGAGCCGCGGCCTCCTCCGGATCGTGGGCCGATGAG CATGCATTCTACAAGAGGGATGATAATGACATGAGCCCATATTCATGGAATATTACAGGAACATATAAAG GAAGTTGGAGCTTTGCTGGTTCTACAAATGGTTCTTCTAGGTTTCTTGAGTTCGTGACATCTAAAGGTGACTCGGTTTTGGAATTACTGAGTACACCAACAAAGATAAGCGGGGTACACTATGTTCAG GGAACAATAACATTCCATGATGTTATTGACAAATCTCATGATCGTGGAGTTGCTCAAATAAGATTAGAAGGCGTGTATATATGGCCTTTTAGACAACTTCGTATGGTGGCAAACAG CGGTGCAGATGGTGAACCGCTTCAAGAAGAGGATTACTTCTTGTCAAATCCATACCATCTG CTGCGGATTTTCTCCTCTCAAGTTTTCCAAGATTCTTCTGAAGAGAAGAACCGAAGGAAGAACT CTCTCACACATGACATGGAGAAACACTGTAACATAGAAATAGCCGCTAAAGTGGTCCGGGTGTCATCTAACCAAAATG AGGGAGAGCATGAGAAGTACCGCTTGGAGGGCTTGATGGAAAGTCCATCAGTGGATGATGATGGAGAATGCTTCTCATCTATCTTACTAAATTCAACATCGCTGAATGTTGAAGCTTATTACAACAAAGCAGTTAACTATACACTGATGGTCACTTTT ATATCTTTTCTCCAAGTTTTGCTGCTTATTAGACAAATGGAACACAGCAACACCCAGTCA GGAGCTGCTAAGGTGTCTATTATTATGATTGGGCAACAAGCTATCATGGATGCATATCTTTGTCTACTGCATCTGACTGCTGGAATATTGGTTG AGTCACTCTTTAATGCCTTTGCAACAGCTGCCTTCTTCAAATTCGTTGTTTTTTCTATTTTTGAGATGAGGTATCTTCTTGCTATATGGAAAGCAAGTAGACCATTGAACAGTGGAGAAGGTTGGGAAATAATGAGGCGGGAACTTTCTGTTCTTTACAGCCGCTTTT ACGGCATTCTTTTGGGAGGAATCCTTCTCATGTATGAGTTGCACAATTTCTTGCACCCGCTTCTTTTCCTGATGTACTCCTTTTGGATTCCTCAAATTGTCACGAATGTGATCCGGGATACAAGAAAACCGCTGCACCCCCAGTATATTTTAGGCATGACTGCTACCCGGGTCGCCATCCCGCTATATATATTTGGTTGTCCTAGCAACTTCATGCGCATTGAGCCCGACAAGAAATGGTGCATAGCTGTGACAACATTCATGGGTATCCAAGCAGCTGTGCTGCTGCTCCAGCACTATCTTGGTTCTCGCTGCTTTATTCCTCGCCAG ATCCTCCCTGAGAAATACTGTTACCACAGGAAGGTAGAGGATAGCACAAATCAGCCCATTGATTGTGTAATCTGCATGACTGCAATTGATCTCTCCCAGAGAACAAGTGAATACATG GTGGCACCGTGCGAGCATATATTCCACTCGGGCTGTTTACAACGCTGGATGGACATCAAGATGGAGTGCCCAACTTGCAGGCGCTCTCTACCACCAGCTTAG
- the LOC119363536 gene encoding squamosa promoter-binding-like protein 13, with protein MDRKDKSRKSSSAASMAALAAAAAAGDVARADGMSGEEDQKLKLVNVPVVSVGGSSSSAAAVAVRRGSGAAGAVATGAAGAGGPSCQAERCGADLSEAKRYHRRHKVCEAHSKAAVVVVAGLRQRFCQQCSRFHELLEFDDQKRSCRRRLAGHNERRRKSSAEANGGDGCRHADQDGRSHPGNPPLNHFQIR; from the exons ATGGACCGCAAGGACAAGTCCCGCAAGTCCTCCTCGGCAGCGTCCATGGCCGCGCTCGCCGCCGCAGCTGCGGCCGGCGACGTGGCCCGAGCCGACGGGATGTCCGGCGAGGAGGACCAGAAGCTGAAGCTCGTGAACGTTCCCGTGGTCTCCGTCGGCGGCTCGAGCTCCTCTGCCGCGGCGGTGGCGGTGAGGAGGGGCAGTGGTGCTGCTGGcgccgtggcgacgggcgcggctgGGGCAGGCGGGCCGAGCTGCCAGGCTGAGAGGTGCGGCGCCGACCTCAGCGAGGCGAAGCGGTACCACCGCAGGCACAAGGTGTGCGAGGCGCACTCCAAGGCTGCTGTCGTGGTCGTCGCCGGCCTCCGCCAGCGCTTCTGCCAGCAATGCAGCCG GTTCCACGAGCTTTTGGAGTTCGACGACCAGAAGCGCAGCTGCCGCCGGCGCCTGGCCGGGCACAAcgagcggcggaggaagagctcggcGGAGGCCAACGGCGGCGACGGGTGCCGCCACGCCGACCAGGACGGCCGTAGCCACCCGGGGAACCCGCCGCTGAACCATTTCCAGATCAGATAA